The DNA segment CTGCGGTTGCGGAGCGTGCTTGGTCGTCGCGATGGCCATGAGGGAACACCGCCGGAAACTCTGGATCGAACAGGACTTTCAGAGCAAAACGATAACAACGTCGTTCCCTTAAGGGGCCCTGATGAAGAGAACTCCGAAATTAATACAGACGAGGATGTTAATTTCGAAGGCGCGAAGGGGGCAGATCCTCTTGGCATCGGACTCAATGAAATCAGGTCATTAGACCCATCCTTTTCGACCCAGGAATTTATTTCCGGCGGGCGGATCGCCTTTGAACTTATTTTAGGTTCCTACGCAGCTGGAAATTCAGACGCTTTAAAGCCCCTGCTGAGCAATGATGTCTTCGCCAATTTTGATCAGGCCATTCGCGAACGTGAAAAAGCTGGCGAAACCATGGAAGAAACTCTTATTGGCATTAAGACAGCCGATGTTGTTGAAGCGTACATGGAAGAAAGCGCAGCGTATATCACAGTGAAATTCATCAGCGAACAGGTTCATGCCATTCGTGATAAAGACGGTGAAGTTGTTGACGGTGACCCCAATGTGGTCACTGAAGTAGTCGATTTTTGGACCTTCTCACATGATATGCGGTCACGAGATCCCAATTGGATACTTGTTGCCACCCGGAGCCTTGATTAGACACTCCCGCCCTTTTCTGGCCCGCCGCTTTCTGGCCGGATTAGTCCTGGTCCTAATAACTGCTTGTGAGACATTGGACCCGGCGAGCGTTAGGCCTCCTGTCCCGCGTGTGCCAAAAGTAGCACCCAGCACGCCAAATTTAGTTTTGACACCAGTGACATTTGCTCAACTACCAGGGTGGGCCGGGGATCGTGTCGATGCGGCCCTACCTGCACTCAGGGGGTCTTGCCAAATTTTTCGGCGTCAACCGCCGGGCCGTCAAATGGGTCAAAGCAGTATTGGCGGCAAGTTTGCCGATTGGAGTCGGGCCTGTACTGCCCTTGCGAGAGTGCCGGATGGCAATACAGCCATCACCCGCCGGTATTTTGAACAATGGTTTGATCCATTTCTGGTATCCAACCGCAGTCAAGCAAGCGGGCTGTTTACGGGATATTACGAAATAGAATTGCGCGGTTCGCGATCTCGCAACGGTGCGTATCAGACGCCACTTTATTCGACACCGAAAGATATGGTGTCGGTCAATCTTGGCCAATTTAATTCAGAATGGAGCGGGAAAAAGATTACCGGGCGCGTTGTCGCTGATCGGGTTATCCCAGCACAAACTCGGCGTGAGATTGATAACGGCGCGTTGTCCGGGCGGGGCATAGAATTCTTATGGGTGGACAATCCCATCGACGCGTTTTTCCTGCATATTCAGGGCTCAGGCCGGGTTGTGTTGGAGGATGGCTCCGTCGTGCGGGTCGGATATGCCGGACGAAACGGTCACAAATATGTCGCCATCGGGCGCGAACTGGTGAAACGCGGCGCGATTGCCAAAGAGGCTGTTTCCATGCAATCGATCAGATCATGGCTGCGGGTCAACAAAACCGATGCGCAAGCGGTCATGCAGCTCAATCCGTCCTATATCTTTTTCCGACCGCTTCAGGGACCTGGTCCGGTTGGCGCGCAAGGTGTCGTTTTGACGCCTGGGCGAAGCTTGGCGGTTGATAGGCGGTTCATACCATTAGGCGCACCAATTTGGTTGGCGACGACCAGTCCTTTAGATTCATCCGAAGCTTTAAACCGATTGGTAATTGCGCAAGATACTGGCAGCGCGATCAAAGGCCCGGTGCGCGGCGATCTTTATTGGGGACACGGCGAAAACGCGGCCCTGAATGCTGGCTTCATGAAAAGCAGCGGTCGTTACTATATTTTATTGCCGAAACCGCCCCGCCCCGCCAAAGCGCGATAACTCAATTTCTCAAATATCCTTTCCGGTCTTGTCACAGGGAAATTTATGTCCCATCCTTTTCCCATGAATGATAGCACTCAAAAGACACCGCCGACTGTCGGTTTGTTCGTCACGTGTTTGGCAGACCTCATGCGGCCGAGCGTAGGAACGGCAGCGATGAAGTTGCTCGGTGATGCCGGCTGCCAGGTCTATGTTCCCATAAGCCAGACATGCTGCGGCCAACCTGCGTATAATGCCGGTGACCTACCGGATGCCCGGGAAATTGCGATGCAGGTCATTGGCGATTTTGCCGAGCTCGATTATGTGGTCGCACCGTCTGGATCGTGCGCCGGTATGATCAAGGTGCATTATCCTAGATTATTTGAAAATGATCCGGACTGGCTGGAACAGGCAGAGGAACTCTCCGCCCGAACATACGAGCTCATGTCCTTTCTAAACGATGTCATAAAAGAACTTGAAATCTTTGGCGATTACGCCGGGACCGTGACCTATCACGATAGCTGTTCCGGACTCCGCGAATTGGGTGTGAAGCAGCAACCGCGAAACTTAATGTCGAAGGTTCCAGGCCTAAAGTTAGTTGAGGGAGCGGAGGCCGAGGCGTGCTGCGGATTTGGCGGGCTGTTTTGCGTTAAATATCCAGATATCTCGGAAAAAATTGTCGATGCGAAAGTGGATGACATTTTGGCGACTGGCGCTGATACGGTCCTCGGCGGTGATTTAGGCTGTTTGATGAATGTGGCTGGGCGGCTGACGCGTCGGGGCTCTGATGTTAATGTCCGGCATGTTGCGGAAGTTTTGGCGGGAACAACCGGCCTTGCGCCGCCCATCGGTCATCCAAAACCGAAAGTTAAAGGGTAGGACCGATGAAACCTACCTCAGATGTTTTTTCAGACAACAGCCGCGACGCGCTGGCCAATGATACGTTGCAGGAAGCCTTGGCCAAGTTGGCGCAAGGGTTTCCGTTAAAGCGTTTTAATGCCGTGTCCCGCTTGGCCGAATTTGATGACCTGCGCGATGCGGCACGGGACATTAAGACCGATGTCTTGAATAACCTCGACAGCTACCTCGAAAAATTTGAAGCACAGGTAATCAAGCAAGGGGGCAAAGTTCATTGGGCCCGAACCGCGGATGAAGCTTGCGAGATTATTGTTGGCCTTTGCAAAGACGCCGGTGCACGCACGGTCACCAAAAGCAAATCGATGATCGGCGAAGAGATCGCGCTTAATGAAAGCTTGGAAGATGCCGGCATTATTCCGGTGGAAACCGACCTTGGTGAATACATCATTCAGCTTCGCAAAGAACCACCGAGCCACATTATCGCGCCCGCCATCCACCTTACAAAAGAACAGGTCGCCGATACTTTTAAGGAGACCCATCAAGACTATCCCGCTGATCGTTCTCTGACAGAGCCCCGGGTTTTATTGGATGAAGCGCGTCAGGTTTTGCGGCAAAGATTTATCGACGCCGATGTGGGCATTACCGGGGCCAACATGCTGGTGGCAGAAACCGGCTCAATTGTTGTCGTCACCAATGAAGGCAATGCAGACCTGACCATGACCCTGCCCAAGGTTCATATCGCCGTGGCCAGTCTGGAAAAAATAGTTCCGACTTTGGAAGACGCGACCACCTTGATGCGGGTTCTTGCGCGCTCGGCGACCGGTCAAGATATGTCGGTTTATACGACCCTGGCGACAGGCCCGAAACGGGATGAAGACCAAGATGGTCCCGAAGCCTTTCACATCGTGTTGTTGGATAACGGCCGAACCAACATGTTGGGCGGTGATTTTCACGAGATGCTCCGGTGCATTCGGTGTGGTGCGTGCTTGAACCATTGCCCGATTTATAAATCCATTGGTGGCCATGCGTATGGCTGGGTCTATTCCGGTCCCATGGGAGCGGTGCTGATGCCCAATCTTTTAGGGATTGGCAAAACCGGTGACCTGCCTAACGCTTCGACTCTTTGCGGCAAGTGTGAAGAAATCTGTCCGGTGCGAATTCCCCTGCCCGATATGCTACGCCAATGGCGCACGCGTCAATTCGATGCTGCCACGACGTCAACCAAATCTCGCTTCGGAATAAAGGCGTGGGCGTATATGGCAAAACGTCCTTTGCTGTATCGGTTCTTTGTCAGCTTCATGCTTTCGAACTTGCGGAAATTTGGTCGCAAAGGGCGCTTTAAGTGGCTGCCATTCGCTAAGGGTTGGACCCAGGTTCGGGACTTCCCTGCACCCGAAGGCCAATCCTTCATTCACCAATATCTGATGTCGCAAAAGAGGAAACGATGACCTCTGCCCGGGAAGAAATTTTGGGGAATATTCGGCGGGTTCTAAAAGACCGTGCCGCTGACCCGGTTCAGGATAACAGGGCGCAAGTCGTTCCCGCGCGCGGGCAAATTCCCCATGCCGACCAAATTGCACTTTTCATCAAAGAGGCCGAACGGGTTAATGCGACTACGGCGCGGGTTGGTGATTTAGCCGACGTGCCGGAGGCCATCGCGACATTTTTGGCGGCTAATAATTTACCCAGCAAAGTCAGGACCGGACGCGATGAATTAATCCGCGCCATTCCGTGGTCCGACCATTCTGCGATTACCGTTAACGAAGGCGTCGCCCGGCCCACCGACCAAGCTTCTGTTACGTCGGCTTTTGCGGCGGCGGCGGAGACCGGATCGCTGGCGCTGATTTCTGGCCCTGATAGCCCGACGTCGTTAAATTATTTGCCGGATAATCATATTGTCGTGCTTCAGACCGGACAAATCGTTGGCAGTTATGAAGAGGTCTGGCAACGGCTGCGAGAAAAAATGGGCGAGGATTGGCCACGTGCGGTAAACTGGATTACGGGTCCGTCGCGGACTGCGGATATTGAACAGGAGCTGCTGCTTGGCGCCCACGGGCCCCGGCGGCTCCATGTGGTGCTGGTTGATGAAGAAACCGAATAAGAAATTACAGGCTGATAATGCCCCGGATGATGCAAATCTTTGGCAGCATGTGACGGAGCAAGTCGCGCCCTTGAAAGGCCGTGAAACGCTTCACGTTGACCTACCCGAACCCGCCTCAGAACAGAAACCTAAACCGTTACGACGGAAAAAGGTTTCTCAACCCGTCAAAAGAAAATCTCCCCCCAAGCCACCGCCGGAGCTTACACATTCGCAACAGCCGGGCATGGACAAACGAAACCAACAACGCCTGCGCCAGGGAAAGTTAAAGATTGATGGCCGGACGGATTTGCATGGCATGACCCAAGTTCAGGCGCACAAATCCTTGGGTGAATTTATCGAAAATTCCTGGAATGCGGACAAGCGATTGGTTTTGATAATAACGGGCAAAGGGCTAAGGCCCGATGGTGCAACCGGCGTGTTGCGGACGGCGGTTCCCCGTTGGCTCAATGAAAGCCCCAACCGTGAAAAGATTCTCGGATTTTCCTATGCAGCGCCTAAAGACGGTGGCGAAGGCGCGCTCTATGTTCGTCTTAAGAAAAGCCCCAACAATAGGAAGTAACCCATGACACCGTTTGGAGAAAAAGTTCGTGAACATCGGGATCGTTGCGGCATGACCATGAAAGAAATGGCCGCAGGGTTGGGCGTATCGAGCGCATATTTATCAGCGCTGGAGCATGGCAATCGCGGCCGACCTGCGCCGGGGCTGATCATGCAAATTTGTGAGTTGTTGGAACTGATCTGGGATGAAGCCGAAGAAGTGAAGCGTCTTGCAGCACTGTCTCATCCGCGTATCGTTGTCGATACCGCGGGCTTAACGCCGAAGGCAACAGAGCTCGCCAACACCTTGGCCGAACGCATTGGTGATTTGGACGAAGACACCATCGAATGGATTTTGGATGAAATTCGCGGCAGGCTTGGGTCAAGCCGAGGTCCCACCCATTGAGATGTTCTAATGATTAACGTCTCTGGACTTCGTAAATCCTTTGGTTCTGTCACGGCTTTGGATGGGATAAATTTCAAAGCCCAGGATGGCGAAGTCACCGGCCTGATTGGCCCTAACGGGGCTGGTAAAACAACAGCACTCCGAATTCTTTACACCGTCATGCAACCCGATTCGGGCGCAGCTGAGATTGATGATTTTGATACTGTGTCGCACCGCCAAGAAGTTCAGCGCCGGATTGGTGTCTTACCGGACAGCCGAGGCCTTTATCCCCGTCTGACCGCGCGCGAACACATTCGATACTATGGCCGCCTACATGGCATGGGCGGCAAGGCGTTAGAAGCGCAAATTGATACCCTGGTTGAGGCTTTGGGCATGGGCGAATTTGCGGATCGTCGTGCCAAGGGATTTTCCAAAGGCCAAGTGCGCAAGGTCGCTCTCGCCCGCGCCATGGTACATGAGCCAAAAAACCTTCTTTTGGACGAACCTACTAATGGCCTAGATATCGCCAGCTCCCGCGCCGTGCACCAACTCATTCGTGATCTTAAATCAAAAGGTTGCTGCGTTTTGTTCTGTAGCCACATCATGCGCGAAGTGGCGGCGATTTCGGATCGGATTGTGGTGCTGTCGTCAGGACAAGTGGTCGCCCAAGGCACGGCTGATGAACTTTCTCAACAAACCGGCGAAAGCGATCTGGAAGAAATGTTTTTGTCGGTCACCGGCAGCCAGGAGGGCTGGTAAAATGTGGCGCGGCATTTTCGTTGTTTTCGCCAAGGAAGTGGTGGACAACATCCGCGACCGCCGTTCCCTAATGGTGGCGTTTATTTATCCGTTGTTAGGTCCGTTGATCTTAGGTGTGATCATTTCAATGGTCTCCAACGTGGTGCGAGTTAACCCGGAACGTCATGTCCAATTACCAGTAGTCGGGGCTGAACATGCGCCGCAATTAATGGCATTTCTAAAAAATAAAGGGGTTAATGTGGTGCCGGCACCGGCGGATGCTAAAGCTGCCGTTCGTGCTGGAAAAGCTAATAATATCCTCGTAGTACCAGAGAATTTTACCGCACAGTTTGGCGCAAAAAAGACCGCATCTGTAGACCTGATCGTCAATTCATCACGCCTTCCAGGGTTGATCGCCCTGAACCGAACTTTGGGTTGGCTTGGAGAGTATAACCAAATCGTCTGGGGCAAACGTATTTCTACCCACGGTGTAGATTTTCAAAAGCTGCGGCCGTTAACGATTAAAAACGTGAACGTCTCGTCCGGCACCCATATTGCAGAGGTCCTGCTGTTCATGGTCCCGCCGCTGTTCATTTTTAATTTGTTCATGGGCGGGGTGTACCTGGCGATGGACACCACATCCGGCGAACGCGAACGCGATAGTTTGGAGCCGCTGTTGATCAATCCTATTGAACGCTGGGGTTTGATGCTGGGTAAATTTTTGGCGGCTCTGTTGTTCACTGCCGCCGCTGTTGCCGTTCAATTGTTCGCATTTCAGATCGCCTTCAAGCTGGCCGGGGTTGGTAGTTTCAGCTTTGTGCATAATTTAAACGCCCTGACCATTGTTGGCATCATGCTGATGACCCTGCCCTTGATGATTGCAGCGGTCGGGATCCAGTTTGTTGTTGCGACAGTGACCACAAGTTTCAAAGAAGCCCAAACCTATTTGGGCCTGCTTCCCCTAGTCCCCGCGATCCCCGGCATGGCGTTGGTCTTTTCGCCGGTCCAGGTTCAAGACTGGATGATGGCCATCCCCTCATTTTCTCAGACTTTGTTATTAGGCCAAATGGTCCGTGGCGAATCCATAACACTCTCCGCAGTCGCAATCTCCATGGCGACAACGACCCTATTGGCAGGCGGACTGCTTTGGGTGGTGGCAAAACTTTACGAGCGGGAAGAGCTTATTTTTGGGAGTTAAAGAATAAA comes from the Rhodospirillaceae bacterium genome and includes:
- a CDS encoding (Fe-S)-binding protein; amino-acid sequence: MNDSTQKTPPTVGLFVTCLADLMRPSVGTAAMKLLGDAGCQVYVPISQTCCGQPAYNAGDLPDAREIAMQVIGDFAELDYVVAPSGSCAGMIKVHYPRLFENDPDWLEQAEELSARTYELMSFLNDVIKELEIFGDYAGTVTYHDSCSGLRELGVKQQPRNLMSKVPGLKLVEGAEAEACCGFGGLFCVKYPDISEKIVDAKVDDILATGADTVLGGDLGCLMNVAGRLTRRGSDVNVRHVAEVLAGTTGLAPPIGHPKPKVKG
- a CDS encoding lactate utilization protein produces the protein MTSAREEILGNIRRVLKDRAADPVQDNRAQVVPARGQIPHADQIALFIKEAERVNATTARVGDLADVPEAIATFLAANNLPSKVRTGRDELIRAIPWSDHSAITVNEGVARPTDQASVTSAFAAAAETGSLALISGPDSPTSLNYLPDNHIVVLQTGQIVGSYEEVWQRLREKMGEDWPRAVNWITGPSRTADIEQELLLGAHGPRRLHVVLVDEETE
- a CDS encoding Tim44 domain-containing protein, with product MGESFQFIDIIFFAMIAAFLVLRLRSVLGRRDGHEGTPPETLDRTGLSEQNDNNVVPLRGPDEENSEINTDEDVNFEGAKGADPLGIGLNEIRSLDPSFSTQEFISGGRIAFELILGSYAAGNSDALKPLLSNDVFANFDQAIREREKAGETMEETLIGIKTADVVEAYMEESAAYITVKFISEQVHAIRDKDGEVVDGDPNVVTEVVDFWTFSHDMRSRDPNWILVATRSLD
- a CDS encoding ATP-binding cassette domain-containing protein, whose translation is MINVSGLRKSFGSVTALDGINFKAQDGEVTGLIGPNGAGKTTALRILYTVMQPDSGAAEIDDFDTVSHRQEVQRRIGVLPDSRGLYPRLTAREHIRYYGRLHGMGGKALEAQIDTLVEALGMGEFADRRAKGFSKGQVRKVALARAMVHEPKNLLLDEPTNGLDIASSRAVHQLIRDLKSKGCCVLFCSHIMREVAAISDRIVVLSSGQVVAQGTADELSQQTGESDLEEMFLSVTGSQEGW
- a CDS encoding helix-turn-helix transcriptional regulator; this encodes MTPFGEKVREHRDRCGMTMKEMAAGLGVSSAYLSALEHGNRGRPAPGLIMQICELLELIWDEAEEVKRLAALSHPRIVVDTAGLTPKATELANTLAERIGDLDEDTIEWILDEIRGRLGSSRGPTH
- a CDS encoding murein transglycosylase translates to MICGHEIPIGYLLPPGALIRHSRPFLARRFLAGLVLVLITACETLDPASVRPPVPRVPKVAPSTPNLVLTPVTFAQLPGWAGDRVDAALPALRGSCQIFRRQPPGRQMGQSSIGGKFADWSRACTALARVPDGNTAITRRYFEQWFDPFLVSNRSQASGLFTGYYEIELRGSRSRNGAYQTPLYSTPKDMVSVNLGQFNSEWSGKKITGRVVADRVIPAQTRREIDNGALSGRGIEFLWVDNPIDAFFLHIQGSGRVVLEDGSVVRVGYAGRNGHKYVAIGRELVKRGAIAKEAVSMQSIRSWLRVNKTDAQAVMQLNPSYIFFRPLQGPGPVGAQGVVLTPGRSLAVDRRFIPLGAPIWLATTSPLDSSEALNRLVIAQDTGSAIKGPVRGDLYWGHGENAALNAGFMKSSGRYYILLPKPPRPAKAR
- a CDS encoding ABC transporter permease; translation: MWRGIFVVFAKEVVDNIRDRRSLMVAFIYPLLGPLILGVIISMVSNVVRVNPERHVQLPVVGAEHAPQLMAFLKNKGVNVVPAPADAKAAVRAGKANNILVVPENFTAQFGAKKTASVDLIVNSSRLPGLIALNRTLGWLGEYNQIVWGKRISTHGVDFQKLRPLTIKNVNVSSGTHIAEVLLFMVPPLFIFNLFMGGVYLAMDTTSGERERDSLEPLLINPIERWGLMLGKFLAALLFTAAAVAVQLFAFQIAFKLAGVGSFSFVHNLNALTIVGIMLMTLPLMIAAVGIQFVVATVTTSFKEAQTYLGLLPLVPAIPGMALVFSPVQVQDWMMAIPSFSQTLLLGQMVRGESITLSAVAISMATTTLLAGGLLWVVAKLYEREELIFGS
- a CDS encoding iron-sulfur cluster-binding protein; translation: MKPTSDVFSDNSRDALANDTLQEALAKLAQGFPLKRFNAVSRLAEFDDLRDAARDIKTDVLNNLDSYLEKFEAQVIKQGGKVHWARTADEACEIIVGLCKDAGARTVTKSKSMIGEEIALNESLEDAGIIPVETDLGEYIIQLRKEPPSHIIAPAIHLTKEQVADTFKETHQDYPADRSLTEPRVLLDEARQVLRQRFIDADVGITGANMLVAETGSIVVVTNEGNADLTMTLPKVHIAVASLEKIVPTLEDATTLMRVLARSATGQDMSVYTTLATGPKRDEDQDGPEAFHIVLLDNGRTNMLGGDFHEMLRCIRCGACLNHCPIYKSIGGHAYGWVYSGPMGAVLMPNLLGIGKTGDLPNASTLCGKCEEICPVRIPLPDMLRQWRTRQFDAATTSTKSRFGIKAWAYMAKRPLLYRFFVSFMLSNLRKFGRKGRFKWLPFAKGWTQVRDFPAPEGQSFIHQYLMSQKRKR